AACGATTATTCTTACAATTATAGGTATACTCGTCGGATTCATTGGCGGTTATTATTTACATCAATTTATCATGAGTACACTACCTCCGAATAACGCGATGGCAGATATGACACTGTATTGGACAAACTTCGCAATATCAACAGGTTTAACGCTATTATTCTCATTCATTGTAATGTTAATTATGGCACGCAAAATCAGCAAAATAGATATGCTGGGTGCTCTGAACTCAGTAGACTAATTCCTTTAACCGGTAGAAGTCCCGAAGCGGATTTCTATCGGTTTTTTTGAGACGTACAAAAATACACTATTTAAACATACTCAATAGTTATTGAAATTAATCATTTTTATTAATAATTTGTATAGCTAAATTTACTTAATTTTCTGAAATATTATTGTAATGATTGTCATTCTAGTGTAATCTAACACTAAGCATTATAAAAAATAATAGGAGTTGAGGAAGCCATGAAAAAAGTAATTGCAGCAACCGGCGTAACTTTGACGTTAGCACTTGGTACAAGTGTCCTTCCAGCAAACAACGAAGCAGGCAATGAAGCACATGCAGCAACGCAACCTTATTATAATTACACAGGCTATACGAGTTATGATTCAAGCTTTCTTTTAGATCCAAATTTTATTAATGCATTAAAGTATAATAACTTTACCATCAACGGATATCATATGGACTTTTCTCCACCCTCTTTTGCAACACAAGATATTATGTATCGTGAAACACAGTATGATCAGTATTATAGCTTACTATCATCTTCAGAAACTCCATATCATGTTCATTTTGATGCTAAGCCAGGACAAATCAGCAAGCAAGATATCATTAATGCATACGGTCTTAATTACACAGAAAACGATGGTAAAAGCATGGTATATAATTTAAATGAAGCAGAAATAATATTTGAAATATCAAATGATACGGTTAAAGCAGTTGATATCTATTAGTGTGAAAAGCGATGATTGAGTAAATTAATAGGAGTTGAAGAGCCATGAAAAAAGTAATTGCAGCAACCGGCGTAACTTTGACGTTAGCACTTGGTACAAGTGTCCTTCCAGCAAACAACGAAGCAGGCAATGAAGCACATGCAGCAACACAACCTTATTATAATTACACAGGCTATGCAGCGTATGATTCAAGTTTCTTTGTAGATCCGAATTTTGTGAGAGCGATTAAATATCATAATGTCACATTTAATGGCTATAAAATACAAGGACAACATCAAGCAGTGCCGAACTCTACTAGGAATATACAAGTATATGATCAACTAATAGCGATTAATAAAGAAACGAATAACGCCGTTTCTGTTTCAATCCCAATCAATCAAGGTCAGGTCAGCAGACAAGCAATCGAAAATGTATACGGAACAAACTATAAGTTTTACAGTGAGAAAATGTCAAATGACACAGGTATGATGGTTTATGAGTTTGATGGCAGTACAGTGAATATCGAAATCTATCATAATATGGCAGATTCTGCTACGATTACTTAACATTTATAAAAAAGTGAGCTAATTTTTAAAGAATAATAGGAGTTGAAGAGTCATGAAAAAAGTAATTGCAGCAACCGGCGTAACCTTGACGTTGGCACTTGGTACAAGTGTCCTTCCAGCAAACAACGAAGCAGGCAATGAAGCACATGCAGCAACACAACCTTATTATAATTACACAGGCTATACAGCGTATGATACAAGTTTTGTTCTAGACTCGAATTTTGTGAGAGCTTTACAGCATGGTAACGTCACTTTGAATGGGTATAAGATTCAAGGAGAACATCAAGCAACCAATAATGATAATAATGAATCTGTAAAGGTTTATGACCAAAAAATGATTATTAATCCTAAAACAAATAGAGCTATTACCGCAGCATTTCCAGCTAAGTCAGGACAAATTAGTAAACAAGATGTTATTAATGCATATGGCTCAAATTATAACTTTATAAAACACTATCCAAATGATCCGGACAACACTGGAATAATGAAGTATGAATTTGATGGCAGCACAGTTAATTTTAACTTTACAAATGGTTATTTAACTAGCGTTGGTATTAATGGCGGTGTGTTAACTTCGCTATAGAATTAATGATATGAGAACAATATTGTATTCTATTTATAACAAGTCGGTATCACAAATAGAATGAAGCAATATAGAGGAACAAGGAAGGGTGGTTTTCCCTTCCTTATTTTTCTGTTTTCTAATAAAAAAGACAAAATATCCATCTCAATGAGTAGAGTAATATAATCTTGTCAAAATTGACCTGTAGTTCTATTTTTGTTTTTCAATAAAGATATGCACTAACTATAACTTTATCTTCTAAATATCAGAGAAATGTATATGTGGTATTGCAACCCTATATATATGGAAC
Above is a genomic segment from Staphylococcus piscifermentans containing:
- the isaB gene encoding immunodominant staphylococcal antigen IsaB family protein produces the protein MKKVIAATGVTLTLALGTSVLPANNEAGNEAHAATQPYYNYTGYTSYDSSFLLDPNFINALKYNNFTINGYHMDFSPPSFATQDIMYRETQYDQYYSLLSSSETPYHVHFDAKPGQISKQDIINAYGLNYTENDGKSMVYNLNEAEIIFEISNDTVKAVDIY
- the isaB gene encoding immunodominant staphylococcal antigen IsaB family protein; amino-acid sequence: MKKVIAATGVTLTLALGTSVLPANNEAGNEAHAATQPYYNYTGYAAYDSSFFVDPNFVRAIKYHNVTFNGYKIQGQHQAVPNSTRNIQVYDQLIAINKETNNAVSVSIPINQGQVSRQAIENVYGTNYKFYSEKMSNDTGMMVYEFDGSTVNIEIYHNMADSATIT
- the isaB gene encoding immunodominant staphylococcal antigen IsaB family protein, whose amino-acid sequence is MKKVIAATGVTLTLALGTSVLPANNEAGNEAHAATQPYYNYTGYTAYDTSFVLDSNFVRALQHGNVTLNGYKIQGEHQATNNDNNESVKVYDQKMIINPKTNRAITAAFPAKSGQISKQDVINAYGSNYNFIKHYPNDPDNTGIMKYEFDGSTVNFNFTNGYLTSVGINGGVLTSL